Genomic window (Alkalinema sp. FACHB-956):
GAGGTTGATGAATTAAATTCCTCGACACAAAATAATATGGATATAGATGATCAAGTCGTTTAAGATGAATTGCTAAAAATGATTAAAAATAAAAGCTATATATAATCCAAATGTCGAATAACCATAAGCTAGATATCATGAAAAATCCAAAAAATATATACATTTTGTATCCTCAAGAATGCAAAGATTTTTTTGAGTATGCAGTTGTACCTGATCTTCAAAAATCACTAAATTTAAATTGTAGCTTACAAGGCTATAAGCATATAGACCGAGAAATTATTCAAATCATGATTAACAAAATCAAAAATGCTAGTATTCTAATATTTTGCTATTTTGGAAAAATTGAACTAGAGCATGCTTATAAGCTGGGTCTTGCGCATGCTTTTAATAGCAGAGTAGTATTGATAAACTTTGCTTGTACAAAAAATGATTTGAACTTTCCTAGCTTTATAAATTATGATTTCCTTATTCTTGTTAGAAAATCTATCAGTAGCGAAGATATCAAACGGTTGAATGAGGATATCCAAAATGTAATTATCTCATGTTTATCTGTAGATACAATTGGTTTTCTATACAAAAAAGCTGTCAATATTTGCAAATCACTCGAGCAGAGATATTTACGTAAAATACCAGTAGTCGATCAATCGATATTTGCAAGTCGATTGAAAAAAGAGGAGATTCGCATGTGTTTAAATGAGTATGATAAATCTTCGAAAATATTGCTTGTCAAGGTGATTGAAGATATTCATATACTAAGTATTTTGCAGATCAATGAACAATTCTTTTCTAATCCTACTCCTAGTTTTAATTTAGGTGATATGAAAATTTTCGTTAGCTACAGCCATGAAGACGCCGAATGGCTGAAAAAACTGCAAATCCACCTCAAACCCCTCACCCGCAAAGGCACGATCGATCTTTGGGACGACACCCGCATCCAAACTGGCGACGACTGGCAACAGGCAATTGAAACCGCCCTCGCCAACGCCCAAATCGCCATCCTCCTCGTCAGCCCCAACTTCATCGCCTCCGACTTCATCGCCGACAACGAACTGCCCCCCCTCCTCGATGCCGCCCAAGCCAACGGCCTCAAAATCTTCTGGATTCCCATCAGCTACAGCAGCCACACCGAAATGGACTTCAACAAATACCAAGCCGCCCACAACCCCAAACAACCCCTTGCCAGCCTCCCCCCCGTCGAACAAGACCGCGTCCTCGTCAAAATCTGCCAAGACCTCAAACGCCTCGCCACCTAATCCCGATCCGCCCCCGCAACCCCAACCCTAGCCACCCTCCAGCCCACCGAAGCCACACCCCTGAGCGCCAAAGATTTTCGTTCCATTAGAAGTTTCTGAAGTAGAATCCAAACGAAGCTTCCAAAAAAAGGGTTGAGTTCGTGATTCAAGTTCTAGCAGCGCCAATGGAGACGGATGTGGATAACGAAGCATTTGAATTGGGCATCGATCCGGCTCTTGTGCGGTCTGCTCGGGTAATTTACGAAACCTTCTACACCGTTCACCCCGAAGTCACCGACCTTCCCCTCGGCGTCGCCATCAACCGCTTCACCCACCGAGGCAAACTCATCTTCAGCGGCAAACCAATCTTGTTGCCCCAGGAATGTTTTATCCCCTTTGAACTGTTTGACCATCCCCTCGGGCAATATGAGTAGTACCCAATCAACTTGTGATTGCAACCCATAACGATCCCCCCAAATCCCCCTATCTCCTACGGAGAGGCTACGCCAAGAAAAAGGGAAACTTTGCAAGAATCTGGCTAAATTCCCCCCTTTTGAAGGGGGGCGAGGGGGGATCGAATTTCGCGCACTACCCTCCGCCATGGATTTCCTATTTGAACTCCCTATATTCGCCTTCGTCCTATTCCTCGGCGCATCGATCGGAAGCTTCCTCAACGTCGTCATCTATCGCTTACCCGCAGGGCTATCCCTCATCCACCCGCCCTCCCGCTGCCCCCACTGCCTCACCCCCCTCCGCAAACGCGAAAATCTCCCCGTCATCGGCTGGCTTCTGCTACGCGGCAAATGTGCCCACTGCCAAGCCCCGATCGCAGCCCGCTATCCCCTCGTAGAACTGATCACCGGACTGCTCTTCCTCGCCACCTTTCTCCACTTCGGTTGGACTTGGCAGACCCTCGGCTATTGGGTCTTAATCAGTTGGCTATTGTCCCTTGCATTAATCGATCTAGATACCCTCACATTACCCAACGTCCTCACCCAATCCGG
Coding sequences:
- a CDS encoding toll/interleukin-1 receptor domain-containing protein; this translates as MKIFVSYSHEDAEWLKKLQIHLKPLTRKGTIDLWDDTRIQTGDDWQQAIETALANAQIAILLVSPNFIASDFIADNELPPLLDAAQANGLKIFWIPISYSSHTEMDFNKYQAAHNPKQPLASLPPVEQDRVLVKICQDLKRLAT